In Pieris napi chromosome 2, ilPieNapi1.2, whole genome shotgun sequence, the following proteins share a genomic window:
- the LOC125056573 gene encoding uncharacterized protein LOC125056573, translating to MNKFQRRLYRYPRKDYKYKEHEVEEVFPPKPPKNVFNCEKPMTNRCCSVAPDVVDATEQCVEEADEDLYQNLLIEQYGFDPRNLSTIDQLKEIKKLICGETPKVETASQYNPIENKKLSFMEAEYGFKWQDIDNTEDIDNFFVTERNETYSSDEVKISEVPKVKVIAEKFMKFKKDNIEVRRLDEKVVCVEYDVYKKHTNNGGLPSEPIQKLRTYYSVKPVEAQDACIPSSVRLKYKIASEDLKNLTDKEVEIIDGKISDNQTYLDDLRKVLIRKEAHEKKNKTVLDLMSLYKLAKRNLAFDDDVISKVELEEIKELITKNCASSIHGISRRTIKSEKDESKRGKTINAVSESIFTEILRNVEDRISKKSNIL from the exons ATGAATAAATTTCAACGTAGGTTATATAGATATCCAAGAAaggattataaatataaagaacaTGAAGTTGAGGAGGTCTTTCCTCCAAAACCtccaaaaaatgttttcaattGTGAAAAACCTATGACAAATCGTTGCTGTAGTGTGGCACCAGATGTGGTTGATGCAACAGAGCAGTGTGTGGAGGAAGCTGATGAGGATCTG tatcaAAATCTTCTGATAGAACAATATGGCTTCGATCCACGAAATCTGAGTACGATAGACCAGCTAAAAGAAATTAAGAAATTGATCTGTGGAGAAACGCCCAAAGTTGAAACTGCTTCCCAATATAACCCGATTGAGAACAAGAAACTTTCTTTTATGGAAGCTGAATATGGTTTTAAATGGCAGGATATCGATAACACTGAagatatagataatttttttgttactgaGAGAAATG AGACATATTCAAGCGATGAAGTAAAAATAAGCGAAGTGCcaaaagtaaaagtaatagCAGAAAAATTCATGAAGtttaaaaaagataatataGAAGTCAGAAGGCTTGATGAGAAAGTAGTTTGTGTGGAGTACGACGTCTATAAGAAACATACAAATAATGGCGGGCTACCTTCTGAACCCATACAAAAATTACGAACGTATTATTCTGTTAAGCCAGTGGAGGCTCAag ATGCATGTATTCCATCCTCTGTGAGACTGAAATACAAGATTGCGAGTGAagatttaaagaatttaaCTGATAAAGAAGTAGAAATAATAGACGGCAAGATTTCCGACAATCAGACTTATTTAGACGATTTAAGAAAAGTTCTTATACGAAAAGAGGCAcatgaaaagaaaaacaaaactgtACTAGACCTAAtgtctttatataaattggcAAAGAGAAATTTGGCTTTTGACGATGACGTCATATCCAAAGTGGAATTGGAGGAAATCAAAGAGCTGATTACGAAGAATTGCGCCTCAAGCATTCATGGAATAAGTCGAAGGACAATAAAAAGTGAGAAAGATGAATCGAAAAGAGGGAAAACAATTAATGCTGTTTCGGAAAGTATTTTTACGGAAATACTACGTAATGTTGAAGATAGAATATCAAAGAAAtcgaatattttataa
- the LOC125056581 gene encoding probable methylthioribulose-1-phosphate dehydratase isoform X2 — protein sequence MDSLGPEHPRNLIPELCSQFYHMGWVTGTGGGISIKEGDKIFIAPSGVQKERMKPDDLFVQTINDEDLELPPPDKKLKKSQCTPLFMLAYRERGAGAVIHTHSPHAVHCTLLYDKEFVITHQEMIKGIKDAKLGRYLRYDEKLVVPIIENTPFEKDLAGSLGEAIAKYPGTSAVLVRRHGVYVWGDSWQQAKTMTECYDYLFEMAVEMKKLGLNPA from the exons ATGGATTCATTGGGGCCA gaACATCCAAGAAATCTTATACCTGAATTATGTTCCCAATTTTACCATATGGGATGGGTCACAGGCACTGGTGGTGGCATTTCAATTAAAGAAgg ggataaaatattcattgcTCCATCAGGAGTACAAAAGGAAAGAATGAAACCAGATGACTTATTTGTTCAGACAATTAATGATGAAGATCTGGAATTACCACCACCTGACAAAAA GTTAAAGAAAAGTCAATGTACTCCCCTATTCATGCTCGCTTATCGTGAGCGAGGCGCTGGTGCAGTCATACATACACATTCACCACATGCTGTACACTGTACACTGCTGTATGACAAGGAGTTTGTTATCACCCACCAAGAGATGATAAAG GGTATAAAAGATGCCAAGTTAGGTAGATATCTGCGTTATGATGAGAAACTAGTAGTTCCTATAATTGAGAACACTCCATTTGAGAAAGATCTAGCCGGTAGTTTGGGAGAAGCTATAGCAAAGTATCCTGGTACAAGTGCAGTACTGGTGCGAAGACATGGAGTCTATGTATGGGGTGATAGTTGGCAACAAGCTAAAACTAT GACGGAATGCTACGACTACCTTTTTGAAATGGCAGTGGAAATGAAGAAACTAGGACTCAACCCAGCCT AA
- the LOC125056581 gene encoding probable methylthioribulose-1-phosphate dehydratase isoform X1, whose protein sequence is MDSLGPEHPRNLIPELCSQFYHMGWVTGTGGGISIKEGDKIFIAPSGVQKERMKPDDLFVQTINDEDLELPPPDKKLKKSQCTPLFMLAYRERGAGAVIHTHSPHAVHCTLLYDKEFVITHQEMIKGIKDAKLGRYLRYDEKLVVPIIENTPFEKDLAGSLGEAIAKYPGTSAVLVRRHGVYVWGDSWQQAKTMTECYDYLFEMAVEMKKLGLNPAYNPDTEKVENGV, encoded by the exons ATGGATTCATTGGGGCCA gaACATCCAAGAAATCTTATACCTGAATTATGTTCCCAATTTTACCATATGGGATGGGTCACAGGCACTGGTGGTGGCATTTCAATTAAAGAAgg ggataaaatattcattgcTCCATCAGGAGTACAAAAGGAAAGAATGAAACCAGATGACTTATTTGTTCAGACAATTAATGATGAAGATCTGGAATTACCACCACCTGACAAAAA GTTAAAGAAAAGTCAATGTACTCCCCTATTCATGCTCGCTTATCGTGAGCGAGGCGCTGGTGCAGTCATACATACACATTCACCACATGCTGTACACTGTACACTGCTGTATGACAAGGAGTTTGTTATCACCCACCAAGAGATGATAAAG GGTATAAAAGATGCCAAGTTAGGTAGATATCTGCGTTATGATGAGAAACTAGTAGTTCCTATAATTGAGAACACTCCATTTGAGAAAGATCTAGCCGGTAGTTTGGGAGAAGCTATAGCAAAGTATCCTGGTACAAGTGCAGTACTGGTGCGAAGACATGGAGTCTATGTATGGGGTGATAGTTGGCAACAAGCTAAAACTAT GACGGAATGCTACGACTACCTTTTTGAAATGGCAGTGGAAATGAAGAAACTAGGACTCAACCCAGCCTATAATCCTGATACTGAGAAAGTTGAGAATGGTGTATAA